In Candidatus Thermoplasmatota archaeon, the DNA window GATACGTGATGCTCTGCCAGACTACCGGCCCGGTCACGCCCCATGAGGTGTTCTCAGTGAACCGGAGGTACTCTACCCTGAAGGCGTAGCTGTGGGTCCTCGGCGTGGCGTTCGCCGGGATCGACATGCTCATGGTGAACGTCGCGAACTCGCTAGGGCTCAGCCAGGTCGAGTTCGAGGAGACGTCCTTCCTGAGCCAAGTATTGGGTGGAAGCCAAGAGAAGTACGATGAGATGTTGGTCACCATCACCTTGCTGGTGAAGTCCGGGTTGTAGAACATCGCGTTCGTGACCATGAGCATTACCGAGAAGTTCTGTCCCTGGTCGTAGGTATCGAGCGCCGGGGAGAAGTCCGAGATGATATCTATCCGGTCGTCGCTCTGCCCTGCACTGAACGGTGCCGCGGCCGATAGCAGCGATGCGAACGCAGATGCGGCTACTAGACAGGCAATGACGCTACGAACCACGCTGATCTCCCCTTCCCATACACGGCTAGTCAGTAGTCAGATGTGTAGGTACGTTATCGAAGGCCATCTACATATAGTACACTGCGGGCGCTGCGGGGGCCATCAGACGAGGACCCTCTTCTCGTCCTTCGTGACGTTCAGGACCACCTGCGTGTAGGTCCTGTCGACGTTCTCGTGGTCGAGGACCTTCTTGACGAAAGTGTTCAGCTCCCCCCTGTTCTGGAACCGGGCCATCACGATCGCATCCCATTCCCCGGTCGAGTCGAACACGGCGAAAACACCCGTCTCCTTCGCGAGATCGCGCTCGGTCTCCACTATCCTGCCGTGGATGACCTTGATGCCTATGACCACCATGATGTCGTAACCCAGCTTCGCAGCGTCGACGATGGGCATGTAGCCTTGGATTACGCTAGCCCGCTCCATCGCCCTGATCCTGTTCGAGACCGTTGTGAGAGAGACGTGCAGCTCCTTGGCGATGTCCCGGAAGCTCTTCCGCGCGTTCTCGTTCAGGCTCCTTAGGATATCAATGTCCAAA includes these proteins:
- a CDS encoding Lrp/AsnC family transcriptional regulator, whose protein sequence is MTARQDDAGSLKLDDLDIDILRSLNENARKSFRDIAKELHVSLTTVSNRIRAMERASVIQGYMPIVDAAKLGYDIMVVIGIKVIHGRIVETERDLAKETGVFAVFDSTGEWDAIVMARFQNRGELNTFVKKVLDHENVDRTYTQVVLNVTKDEKRVLV